A stretch of Ananas comosus cultivar F153 unplaced genomic scaffold, ASM154086v1, whole genome shotgun sequence DNA encodes these proteins:
- the LOC109703784 gene encoding uncharacterized protein LOC109703784: MTDGGDDDDDEAILAADWASLPRDLVGQIIPRLTCTVHYLRAVFACRRWAIMNFPWPGHRPLQPPVALFSEFATSIPYYNPAAGISHNFSDFPSQVPTNSYCFGASHGWLLLLSPNSFIYVFNPVTNELICLPPLITAPDSMLQFPTELCGKYRVFPDTSGNQVVPAAAAVTVHCRDLIHLSVLSSDPVDGKNFTMLIVLNHIADVYLYFRMGVDAAWVPIPVPLAHFHCSDLAPMRNKKIYAVDGKKMAMLAFDLSDAARNITVSSYKISGVPRPPSPDATFLLESADGSLLLVNKIREVRADPYNAVLVVFRLDLSAPPQARALPVADIGAGNALFVSEGGSGCFDVSAFPRAFPANHVYFFRPFLGYRAGRMFEAETLGIFSLEKGDLAADWGRLPRGWPYLKLGKVRWLFFNLMFIPW, from the coding sequence GCAGCCGACTGGGCCTCCCTCCCGCGGGATCTCGTCGGGCAGATCATCCCCCGACTCACCTGCACCGTCCACTACCTCCGCGCCGTCTTCGCTTGCCGCAGGTGGGCCATTATGAACTTCCCCTGGCCTGGCCACCGCCCTCTCCAACCCCCCGTCGCCCTCTTCAGCGAATTCGCCACCAGCATCCCCTACTACAACCCCGCCGCCGGCATCTCCCACAACTTCAGCGACTTCCCGTCCCAGGTCCCCACCAACTCCTACTGCTTCGGCGCCTCCCACGGctggctcctcctcctctcccccaacTCCTTCATCTACGTATTCAACCCCGTAACCAACGAGCTCATCTGCCTCCCCCCACTCATCACCGCCCCCGACAGCATGCTCCAATTCCCCACCGAATTATGCGGCAAATATCGCGTGTTTCCAGACACGTCCGGCAATCAGGTAGTGCCTGCTGCCGCAGCGGTGACGGTCCATTGCAGGGACCTAATTCACTTATCCGTCCTCTCCTCTGACCCCGTCGACGGCAAGAACTTCACGATGCTCATCGTCCTCAACCACATCGCCGACGTATACCTCTACTTCCGGATGGGCGTTGATGCTGCGTGGGTCCCGATACCCGTCCCCCTCGCTCACTTCCACTGCTCTGACTTGGCGCCGATGAGGAACAAGAAAATCTATGCCGTCGACGGCAAGAAGATGGCCATGCTCGCCTTCGACCTCTCCGACGCTGCCAGAAACATCACTGTCTCATCCTACAAAATATCCGGCGTGCCGCGACCGCCGTCACCCGACGCCACATTCCTACTCGAGTCGGCCGACGGCTCACTGCTCCTCGTCAACAAGATCCGGGAGGTGCGCGCTGACCCGTACAACGCCGTACTGGTCGTGTTCAGGCTCGACCTCTCCGCACCGCCACAGGCTAGGGCGCTGCCGGTGGCTGATATAGGGGCCGGCAATGCTTTGTTCGTCAGCGAGGGGGGGTCGGGGTGCTTCGACGTCAGCGCCTTCCCCCGCGCGTTCCCGGCGAACCACGTCTACTTTTTCCGGCCGTTCCTCGGCTACAGGGCAGGGCGGATGTTTGAGGCCGAGACGCTCGGCATCTTCAGCTTGGAGAAAGGGGATTTAGCCGCGGATTGGGGTCGTTTACCGCGGGGGTGGCCATACCTTAAATTGGGAAAGGTTCGGTGGTTGTTTTTCAATCTCATGTTCATTCCATGGTAA
- the LOC109703783 gene encoding uncharacterized protein LOC109703783 — MASAGDAVSLSTSTMSDAGDDEGDNVIAPANWLSLPWDLLARILSRLTCSVHYLRAVVACKQWADAPLPTPDHLPVQPPIAFFSEFSSRGPYYNPATGIYRYFPGPPLDSYCFGTSHGWLLLLSPNSFIHTFNPVTYERICRGPYYNPATGIYSCLRGLPLDSYCFGTSHGWLLVLGSNSSIYTVNVITYNYVGLPPLLTAPANMLQFNAETYPHYRVFSDPPGDQEVHGAVPVMVRRRDLIRLSVLSSDPAEDPNFTVLIVLNHITNKYLYCRKGTDAAWAPITLPLADFQCSDLAPTRNKKIYAVDGKKEALIAFDLSDPAGSIAVSSYTISGVPRLPSPDATFLLESADGSLLLVNKIWEVRAAQYDAVLVVFRLDLSAPPQARALPVADIGASNALFVCEGESRCVDVSAFPRAFSPNHIYFFRPFYGYKAGQAFEAETIGIFSLEKGELTADSHRLPRGWPCVILGKVRWLFFNLRFIQR, encoded by the exons ATGGCCAGCGCCGGGGATGctgtctctctctccacctccaCCATGTCCGACGCCGGGGATGACGAAGGCGACAATGTCATCGCCCCGGCCAACTGGCTCTCCCTCCCGTGGGATCTGCTCGCGCGGATCCTCTCACGTCTCACCTGCTCCGTCCACTACCTCCGTGCGGTCGTCGCGTGCAAACAGTGGGCCGACGCTCCCCTCCCCACCCCAGACCACCTCCCCGTCCAACCCCCCATCGCCTTCTTCAGCGAATTCTCCAGCCGTGGACCCTACTACAACCCCGCCACTGGCATCTACCGCTACTTCCCCGGCCCGCCCCTCGACTCCTACTGCTTCGGCACCTCCCACGGctggctcctcctcctctcccccaacTCCTTCATCCACACATTCAACCCCGTCACCTACGAACGCATCTG CCGTGGACCCTACTACAACCCCGCCACTGGCATCTACAGCTGCTTACGCGGCCTGCCCCTCGACTCCTACTGCTTCGGCACCTCCCACGGCTGGCTCCTCGTCCTCGGCTCCAACTCCTCCATCTACACAGTCAACGTCATCACCTACAATTACGTTGGCCTCCCCCCCCTCCTCACTGCCCCCGCCAACATGCTCCAATTCAACGCTGAAACATACCCCCACTACCGCGTGTTTTCGGACCCGCCTGGCGATCAGGAAGTGCATGGCGCCGTACCGGTGATGGTCCGTCGCAGGGACCTAATTCGCTTATCCGTCCTCTCCTCCGACCCAGCCGAAGACCCGAACTTCACTGTGCTCATCGTCCTCAACCACATCACCAACAAATACCTCTACTGCCGGAAGGGCACCGATGCTGCGTGGGCCCCGATAACTCTCCCCCTCGCCGACTTCCAGTGCTCCGACTTAGCGCCGACGAGGAACAAGAAAATCTACGCCGTCGACGGCAAGAAGGAGGCCCTGATCGCCTTCGATCTCTCCGACCCAGCAGGAAGCATTGCGGTCTCATCCTACACAATATCCGGCGTGCCGCGACTGCCGTCGCCCGACGCCACATTCCTACTCGAGTCGGCCGACGGCTCGCTGCTCCTCGTCAACAAGATCTGGGAGGTGCGTGCCGCGCAGTACGACGCCGTACTTGTCGTGTTCAGGCTCGACCTCTCCGCACCGCCTCAGGCGAGGGCGCTGCCGGTCGCCGATATCGGTGCAAGCAACGCTTTGTTCGTCTGCGAGGGGGAGTCCAGGTGCGTCGACGTCAGCGCCTTCCCCCGCGCGTTCTCGCCAAACCACATCTACTTTTTCCGTCCGTTCTACGGCTACAAGGCAGGGCAGGCGTTTGAGGCCGAGACGATCGGCATCTTCAGCTTGGAGAAAGGCGAATTAACCGCGGATTCGCATCGTTTACCGCGGGGTTGGCCATGTGTTATCCTGGGGAAGGTTCGGTGGTTGTTTTTCAATCTTAGGTTCATTCAACGATAA